In Acinetobacter sp. C32I, one genomic interval encodes:
- a CDS encoding septation protein IspZ, whose translation MRHLLRGVLITFFVLYPFIVGWSLSHGQFIWVSVLLIVLGVSRLLSAKKDLLLPLTGLAIICGGLSLILKDHAWLKLYPVGMSLGALIIFALTLYRPPSMIERFARLVEPDLPASGVVWTRKVTVVWCFFLAINAMIALITVFAPMTYWIIYNGFVSYLLMGILFLGEYILRKRHQRLNQTTP comes from the coding sequence ATGAGACATCTCCTTAGAGGGGTATTGATCACATTTTTTGTGTTGTACCCCTTTATTGTTGGATGGAGCCTGTCGCATGGACAGTTCATCTGGGTCAGCGTTTTACTGATCGTTTTGGGTGTGAGTCGCTTGCTCAGTGCCAAAAAAGATTTGCTGTTACCGCTGACAGGCTTAGCCATAATTTGCGGAGGACTGAGCCTGATTTTAAAAGATCATGCTTGGCTCAAGCTTTATCCTGTGGGCATGAGTCTTGGTGCGTTGATCATTTTTGCACTGACACTGTATCGACCACCGTCCATGATTGAGCGTTTTGCGCGTCTGGTTGAGCCTGATCTGCCAGCCTCTGGCGTAGTATGGACACGGAAAGTCACCGTGGTTTGGTGCTTCTTCCTTGCAATAAATGCCATGATTGCACTGATAACAGTATTTGCACCCATGACGTATTGGATCATTTATAATGGCTTTGTGTCTTACCTATTGATGGGAATCTTATTC